Proteins from one Myxococcales bacterium genomic window:
- a CDS encoding ABC transporter permease: MSAEQAGRARRRKALSALLPALFLGVTTGLVALTSQRSPSRLHLDFAWAPPDAGHPFGSGDAGVDLFALVNHATLRAMLLALAVSCFGFLVGTPLGAAAGLLRGRFERWTLGACDLVQSFPTFLLALAVLSAVAVPSRMHIGLVFAVTAWAPFARVAASQARILGEAEFVHAARALGLTRPVIILRHVIPNLLGPVSVQLGTSAAGVVLGETALGFVGLGPPDGVSLGSLLEQGTLAMLRAPHVLAVGVLSVMLVSGTLQLASEGIRRAAHVE; the protein is encoded by the coding sequence CCGAAAGGCGCTGTCCGCCCTGCTCCCGGCGCTCTTTTTGGGCGTCACGACCGGCCTCGTGGCGCTGACGTCGCAGCGCTCTCCCTCGCGACTCCACCTGGACTTCGCCTGGGCGCCGCCGGATGCGGGGCACCCTTTCGGCTCCGGTGACGCGGGCGTGGATCTGTTCGCGTTGGTCAATCACGCGACGTTGCGCGCCATGCTGCTCGCGCTCGCGGTCAGCTGTTTTGGGTTCCTGGTAGGCACACCCCTCGGCGCAGCAGCAGGGCTCCTGCGCGGGCGCTTCGAGCGCTGGACGCTCGGCGCCTGTGATCTCGTGCAGTCGTTCCCGACGTTCCTGCTGGCCCTGGCGGTGCTCTCCGCGGTGGCGGTGCCGTCGCGGATGCACATTGGCCTGGTGTTCGCCGTGACCGCCTGGGCGCCGTTCGCCCGCGTGGCGGCGTCGCAAGCTCGGATCTTGGGAGAGGCGGAGTTCGTGCACGCCGCGCGCGCGCTGGGTCTCACACGTCCGGTGATCATCCTGCGGCACGTGATCCCGAACCTGCTCGGGCCCGTCTCGGTTCAGCTCGGCACGTCCGCCGCCGGCGTCGTACTGGGTGAGACCGCGCTGGGCTTCGTCGGCCTGGGTCCGCCGGATGGAGTCAGCCTCGGCTCCCTGCTCGAGCAGGGCACCCTGGCCATGTTGCGTGCGCCGCACGTGCTCGCGGTCGGGGTGCTGAGTGTGATGCTCGTCAGCGGCACGCTGCAGCTCGCGAGCGAGGGCATCCGCCGCGCCGCCCACGTCGAGTGA